One Chionomys nivalis chromosome 4, mChiNiv1.1, whole genome shotgun sequence genomic region harbors:
- the LOC130872972 gene encoding 60S ribosomal protein L34-like translates to MVQRLTYRRRLSYNTASNKTRLSRTPGNRIVYLYTKKVGKAPKSACGVCPGRLRGVRTVRPKVLMRLSETKKHVSRAYGGSLCAKCVRDRIKRAFLIEEQKIVVKVLKAQAQSQKAK, encoded by the coding sequence ATGGTCCAGCGTTTGACATACCGTCGTAGGCTCTCCTACAACACAGCCTCCAACAAAACTAGGCTGTCTCGAACTCCTGGCAACAGGATTGTTTACCTTTACACCAAGAAGGTTGGAAAAGCACCTAAATcagcatgcggtgtgtgcccggGCCGACTCCGAGGGGTTCGTACTGTGAGACCGAAAGTCCTCATGAGATTGTCTGAGACAAAGAAACATGTCAGCCGGGCCTATGGTGGCTCCCTGTGTGCCAAGTGTGTCCGTGACAGGATCAAGCGGGCTTTCCTTATTGAGGAGCAGAAAATTGTTGTGAAAGTGTTGAAGGCACAAGCGCAGAGTCAGAAAGCGAAATAA